In a genomic window of Hyphomonas sp.:
- the carA gene encoding glutamine-hydrolyzing carbamoyl-phosphate synthase small subunit: MSDQSKKQASSTATGAIALADGTVFLGTGAGAEGVHVGELCFNTAITGYQEILTDPSYASQIVLFTFPHIGNVGANPDDHEESSVPGAGGACGTIFREPITPASNWRSGQEFGDWLADRNIVALSGVDTRAITRGVREKGMQNAAICHKADGNIDLDALIEAARAWQGLEAADLAAGVDTDTPFENAQRLWQVSGGYSDMEDALHHVVVVDFGVKKNILRNLAQAGIRTSIVNGDATAEEIFALNPDGVVFSNGPGDPAATIARSGDMIRAVIDKGLPILGICLGHQLLALALGAKTMKMPQGHHGANHPVKDLVTGKVEIVSMNHGFTVDPATLPEGVEESHRSLFDGTNSGLAVKDRPIISVQHHPEASPGPQDSFYLFQRFADLMTAHKG, from the coding sequence ATGTCCGATCAGAGCAAAAAGCAAGCCAGCTCAACCGCGACGGGAGCCATCGCCCTCGCCGATGGTACCGTTTTTCTCGGCACAGGCGCGGGTGCGGAAGGGGTTCATGTCGGCGAATTGTGTTTCAATACAGCGATTACGGGCTATCAGGAAATCCTCACGGACCCGTCCTACGCGTCGCAGATCGTGCTGTTCACATTTCCGCATATCGGCAATGTCGGCGCCAATCCGGACGATCATGAGGAATCCTCGGTGCCCGGTGCCGGCGGGGCCTGCGGCACGATTTTCCGCGAGCCGATCACGCCGGCCTCGAACTGGCGGTCCGGGCAGGAATTCGGGGACTGGCTGGCAGACCGCAACATTGTGGCCCTGTCCGGTGTGGATACGCGCGCCATTACGCGCGGCGTGCGTGAAAAGGGCATGCAGAACGCCGCGATCTGCCACAAGGCGGACGGCAATATCGATCTCGACGCCCTGATCGAGGCGGCCCGTGCTTGGCAGGGTCTGGAAGCGGCCGATCTGGCGGCGGGGGTCGACACCGACACGCCCTTCGAGAATGCCCAGCGCCTCTGGCAAGTGTCCGGCGGCTACAGCGACATGGAAGACGCCCTGCACCATGTCGTCGTGGTCGATTTCGGCGTGAAGAAGAACATTCTGCGGAATCTGGCCCAGGCCGGCATCCGCACCAGCATCGTCAACGGCGATGCCACGGCTGAAGAAATCTTCGCCCTCAATCCGGACGGCGTCGTCTTCTCCAACGGCCCCGGCGATCCGGCAGCCACAATTGCCCGGTCCGGCGACATGATCCGTGCGGTCATCGACAAGGGCCTGCCCATTCTCGGCATCTGTCTGGGTCACCAGCTTCTGGCACTCGCCCTCGGCGCGAAGACGATGAAAATGCCCCAGGGCCATCACGGCGCCAACCATCCGGTCAAGGATCTGGTGACCGGCAAGGTCGAGATCGTGTCGATGAATCATGGCTTCACTGTCGATCCGGCGACCCTGCCGGAGGGCGTGGAAGAGAGCCACCGCTCCCTGTTCGACGGCACCAATTCCGGCCTCGCCGTCAAGGACCGGCCAATCATATCGGTACAGCATCACCCCGAAGCCAGCCCCGGCCCGCAGGACAGTTTCTACCTGTTCCAGCGGTTCGCCGACCTGATGACGGCCCACAAGGGCTGA
- a CDS encoding 2OG-Fe(II) oxygenase, with the protein MTAPLPLPGDNRVGCVIDDLVGKGWSWQPGLLPDALLAALREEIHLLDAEAALAPAGIGRDDSFQVDRSVRKTRITWLDGASAAQAAFMTWAEQWRETLNRALMLGLFEFEACYAVYPEGGFYDRHLDSFEGARNRILSMVLYLNKAWHADLGGALVIWPEGAGDADPSAARIVPEGGGVVFMLSETIPHAVEPTAQLRYGIAGWWRVNQAADGLAIPIA; encoded by the coding sequence ATGACCGCGCCCCTTCCCCTGCCGGGTGACAACCGTGTCGGCTGCGTGATCGATGATCTCGTTGGCAAGGGCTGGTCCTGGCAGCCCGGCCTGCTGCCCGACGCCTTGCTGGCGGCGCTGCGCGAGGAGATTCACCTGCTGGACGCAGAGGCCGCCCTCGCGCCTGCCGGGATTGGCCGGGATGACAGTTTCCAGGTCGACCGCTCCGTCCGCAAGACCCGGATCACCTGGCTGGATGGCGCCAGCGCAGCGCAGGCCGCCTTCATGACGTGGGCGGAGCAATGGCGGGAAACGCTGAACCGCGCCCTGATGCTGGGCCTGTTCGAATTCGAGGCCTGCTACGCGGTCTATCCGGAGGGTGGTTTCTATGACCGGCACCTCGACAGTTTCGAAGGCGCCCGCAACCGGATCCTGTCCATGGTGCTCTATCTCAACAAGGCCTGGCACGCCGATCTCGGCGGCGCGCTTGTGATCTGGCCGGAAGGCGCAGGCGACGCCGATCCGTCCGCGGCCCGGATTGTGCCCGAAGGCGGCGGCGTCGTGTTCATGCTGTCCGAAACCATCCCGCATGCGGTCGAGCCCACAGCGCAGCTCCGCTACGGAATTGCCGGCTGGTGGCGCGTCAACCAGGCGGCGGACGGATTGGCCATCCCGATCGCCTGA
- a CDS encoding TetR/AcrR family transcriptional regulator, whose translation MASPRSKRASETRAAILEAARQRFADEGFEASLSSIVMDAGITKGALFHHFENKQALYLEVWRNLQTEMDRDTQLVAMQNRSVEDPYQAILAGCRRYLEWVSRPDFQRIVLIEGRGVLGMSEWMSSDRDISRQNILGAVDYLVERGLIAPERAAPVAAIIQGALHGAGIALTRKLPGVTMESIFDVFERLLRKLD comes from the coding sequence ATGGCCAGCCCGAGATCCAAAAGAGCCAGCGAAACGCGCGCCGCCATTCTGGAGGCAGCCCGCCAGCGTTTCGCTGATGAAGGCTTCGAAGCGAGCCTGTCCAGCATCGTCATGGATGCCGGGATTACCAAGGGTGCGCTGTTCCATCATTTCGAAAACAAGCAGGCGCTTTACCTTGAAGTGTGGCGCAATCTGCAGACCGAAATGGACCGGGACACGCAATTGGTGGCCATGCAGAACCGGTCCGTGGAAGACCCCTACCAGGCCATCCTGGCGGGCTGCCGGCGGTATCTGGAATGGGTGTCACGCCCGGACTTCCAGCGGATCGTGCTGATCGAGGGAAGGGGCGTGCTGGGCATGTCCGAATGGATGTCCTCCGACCGGGATATCAGTCGGCAGAACATATTGGGGGCGGTCGACTATCTCGTCGAACGGGGACTGATTGCACCGGAGCGGGCGGCGCCCGTGGCGGCGATCATCCAGGGCGCGCTGCACGGCGCGGGCATCGCGCTTACCCGAAAACTGCCGGGCGTCACGATGGAGTCCATTTTCGACGTGTTCGAACGACTCCTGCGCAAGCTCGACTGA
- a CDS encoding GatB/YqeY domain-containing protein produces MSLKARVAQALKTEQEKNEGCTTRLSTLRLIDAAIRDRDVCARGRGDSEGCPEADVRNVLDTMIAQRETAAREHDDAGRIEDAIREREEIEIIRAFLPEPLCTKDLQAAVDEVVEDLGATKLKDIGRCMSALKKRYPGKIESGTAGKAMRKALTSGKAATK; encoded by the coding sequence ATGTCGCTGAAAGCGCGCGTGGCTCAGGCACTCAAGACAGAGCAGGAAAAGAACGAAGGCTGCACCACGCGCCTGTCGACCCTGCGCCTGATTGATGCTGCCATTCGCGACCGGGATGTGTGTGCCCGCGGGCGCGGCGACAGCGAAGGCTGTCCGGAAGCCGATGTCCGCAATGTGCTCGACACGATGATTGCGCAGCGCGAAACCGCAGCGCGTGAGCATGATGACGCCGGCCGGATCGAGGATGCCATCCGCGAGCGCGAGGAAATCGAGATCATCCGCGCTTTCCTGCCGGAGCCGCTGTGCACCAAGGATTTGCAGGCGGCCGTGGACGAAGTGGTCGAGGATCTGGGGGCCACGAAGCTGAAGGATATCGGGCGCTGCATGTCGGCGCTGAAAAAGCGCTATCCCGGCAAGATCGAATCCGGCACGGCCGGCAAGGCCATGCGCAAGGCGCTGACAAGCGGAAAAGCCGCCACCAAATAG